From the Ruania alkalisoli genome, one window contains:
- a CDS encoding ABC transporter permease has translation MNLFADAFAWLASPEHHTGSDAIAVRLGEHLLYSAIAVLISAAIAVPIGYFIGHTRRGKQIAVAFSGAARALPSLGLLTLLTLFVGIGQAPMAATIVFVVLGVPSVLAGAYAGIEAVDEHVVDAARAMGMTEWQILWRVEAPIGLPLLIGGLRSATLQIVSTAVLAAYVGLGGLGTYILRGINLNDYTQMLGGALVIVALALVLDAAFSLTVWLAESTTRHRPGNAAKPASVSQTHPQEGTS, from the coding sequence ATGAATCTGTTCGCCGACGCCTTCGCCTGGCTCGCCTCACCGGAGCACCACACCGGCAGCGACGCCATCGCGGTGCGGCTAGGAGAGCATCTGCTGTACTCGGCCATCGCGGTACTGATCTCCGCCGCGATCGCCGTGCCGATCGGGTATTTCATCGGCCACACGAGACGTGGCAAGCAGATCGCCGTCGCGTTCTCCGGGGCGGCTCGGGCACTCCCCTCGCTCGGACTATTGACGCTGCTGACTCTGTTCGTCGGTATCGGCCAGGCCCCGATGGCTGCCACGATCGTGTTCGTCGTACTCGGCGTTCCCTCCGTGCTGGCAGGCGCCTACGCCGGAATCGAGGCTGTCGACGAGCACGTGGTGGATGCTGCCCGGGCGATGGGGATGACCGAGTGGCAGATCCTGTGGCGCGTCGAGGCCCCGATCGGGCTGCCGTTGCTCATCGGCGGCCTCCGCAGCGCGACCCTGCAGATCGTGTCCACCGCTGTGCTCGCCGCCTACGTCGGCCTGGGCGGGCTCGGCACCTACATCCTGCGCGGGATCAATCTCAACGACTACACCCAGATGCTCGGAGGTGCGCTCGTCATCGTCGCGCTCGCGCTCGTGCTGGACGCAGCGTTCTCGCTCACGGTGTGGCTGGCGGAGAGCACCACACGGCACAGACCGGGGAATGCGGCCAAGCCGGCCAGTGTTTCTCAGACCCACCCTCAGGAAGGAACCTCATGA